Proteins encoded together in one Triticum dicoccoides isolate Atlit2015 ecotype Zavitan chromosome 7B, WEW_v2.0, whole genome shotgun sequence window:
- the LOC119336599 gene encoding histone-lysine N-methyltransferase ATXR3-like isoform X2, giving the protein MGDGGIACAVPPQRAVEGFRADALVRGEAMPDKGEKAAHGHHHHHHHHHRKHYSASAADLEEGELLLNGEADNTRDLDRTIPPKKWRKLLPSSPAAELEPGEIVIMQSEPTRKIRRNVELDKTEFVPVTQRKGKSDKIGRKSNKDVVEPAEVTPLGKKRDRDYSGKICSSAHIREDGKKGTSRDSDEEPGEIKPESSSTGSARKSQAVEPESNHRKHQAETFTQSGSKSRRKREPKTSSAGKHLSGRNHDISPQIRDRHDRLERSPGILGRFPHDRIRHERSPGRMERSPRDRDRGRHCDNRDRSPYISPRHRARPAHHRDNTPNHIDNSPRGRTQHEDIRDRTPLSHDKSPSERGRTTDSHEASKKSRGAKLESNNLENVPHKNKSMKQPTKSNSGSNIKSEERISKGKASEGVQCTELLPPPPLPPPPPPPPPPLPPNMPPPLPPPPVPEQLNDLAEDASMEEDMDICDTPPHTSEAPELSTEPTIIMGKWFYLDQFGVEQGPSKLADLKKLVEDGYLLSDHLIKHADSNRWVTVENAASPLVPSDIPSVYVDLSSQKVSPPEAPGNLLDEAREGAALLAWSAEDEEEASEEQKEDLYIDNRVEALMYGATMVDGHELDILGEVLDAHFEPVDWERCSYPEDFPRFQGQSARDDGINRSIGFVSGVGPVGREKFYHNVECSEWFSGRWSCKGGDWKRNDEFNQDKPYRKKLVLNEGYALYQMLKGNHEDPRWHCKEDLYYHVPAKKLDLPLWAFSSTEEDTDSVDDASAIIPGRLCQNQIRQLPKGVKGMTLPVVKINARVVKDQSSIEPCIKSRAAERSLSRSSRSHSTGTDRNSVHEGLSHFKKHHEHDLQSLQKSKSVPNIPEDHVCTVEELSVKLGDWYYMDGTGHEHGPFSYGELQKLVKKGTIIEQSSVFRKIDNTWLPVVKDIKSESAARDGGPRSSDSTSALVEQSNTVVNHGAGRFHELHPQFVGYTRGKLHELVMKYFKSRELTLAINEVLDPWIAAKQPKKEIEMNFLNNSASRKILPEDAGSVKRARLLPNQSDEDINMYEDILASQNDDCSFEELCHDAALVEENSTNSVAGSDSWGLLNVHVLARIFHFLRADMKSLISSAATCKLWNTGVQYYRNTCRFVDLSSVGLQCTDSVFHGIMAGYEKQNIRTLILVGCSNLSSLALGEVLVQFPNICYVHIQGCSQLWDMKSRFHHIKWIKSSLNPEESLQKIKSLKQIDDGNDYASKVARNLTSQLGGSDELDGYFADISNRENANLSFGQGFYKRSKWLDARKSSAVLSKDAQLRRLMQRKAENSYRKMEEFVINRLREIMKSSRFDFFIPKVAKIEGRLKSGYYARHGFSSLKNDIRSMCRDALRYKGRSDLGDMKQIVVSFIQLAKRLGNPRLISERDGAVAQKDNSDTSQYSSDAKLKKKQNKTTGERRGGNWATASAGADASSRAFDREIKRSLSKLKKMDVDSGSETSDDDDGYSEGDETESETTVSDTESDLDSNSAAWDLRGNSMKLFESGDSVGDDRGWGARMTKASLVPPVTRKYEVIEKYLIVADEEEVQRKMRVALPDDYSEKLLSQKNGTENLEIPEVKDYQRRKVPGDEVLEQEVYGIDPYTHNLLRDIMPADVGLSSADKHTFIEELLLNTLNKQVRDFTGSGNTPMVYPLKPVIEEIQKSAEESGDRRIAKMCLGMLKAMRSRPEHNYVAYRKGLGVVCNKKGGFGMDDFVIEFFGEVYPSWRWYEKQDGIKHIQNNSEDQAPEFYNIMLERPKGDRDGYDLVFVDAMHKANYASRICHSCNPNCEAKVTAVDGQYQIGVYTVRPIAEGEEITFDYNSVTESKEEHEASVCLCGSQVCRGSYLNFSGEGAFEKVLMEFHGVLDRHSLLLQACEANTVSQQDLIDLGRAGLGTCLLAGLPGWLVAYTAQLVRFIFFERQKLPNEIFKHNMEEKRQFFTDINMDSERNDAEVQAEGVLNSRLQHLTHTLDKVRYVMRCIFGDPKNAPPPLVRLTGRSLVSAIWKGEGSLVDELLQSIEHHVDEDVLTDLKDKIRLRDPSDSEDIEGDIRNSLLWLRDELRTLSCTYKCRHDAAADLIHMYAYTKCFFRARDYKTVKSPPVHISPLDLGPKYADKLGPGFHEYSKTYPENYCLAQLIYWYSQNAEPESRLTRARKGCMSLPDVSSFYVKSVKPTQERVYGTRTVRFMLSRMEKQAQRPWPKDRIWVFKSDPRFFGTPMMDAVLNNNSPLDKEMVHWLKTRSNVFLG; this is encoded by the exons ATGGGAGATGGAGGAATCGCGTGCGCCGTCCCGCCTCAGCGTGCAGTGGAGGGCTTCCGTGCCGACGCCCTCGTGAGGGGAGAAGCGATGCCAGACAAGGGGGAGAAAGCAGCGCAcggccaccaccatcaccaccaccaccaccaccgcaagCACTACTCTGCTTCAGCTGCCGACCTCGAGGAAGGGGAGCTGCTGCTCAATGGAGAGGCAGACAACACACGGGACTTGGACAGGACCATACCTCCCAAGAAATGGCGCAAGTTGCTGCCTTCGTCGCCAGCTGCAGAGTTGGAGCCGGGGGAGATTGTAATCATGCAATCAGAGCCAACAAGGAAGATAAGGAGGAACGTGGAGCTTGACAAGACTGAGTTTGTGCCTGTGACGCAGAGGAAAGGTAAGTCTGACAAGATCGGGAGAAAGTCTAATAAAGATGTGGTGGAGCCAGCGGAGGTTACTCCACTGGGAAAAAAGCGGGACCGGGATTATAGCGGCAAGATATGTTCGTCAGCTCACATCCGCGAGGATGGGAAGAAAGGCACTTCACGGGATTCTGATGAGGAGCCTGGCGAGATTAAGCCAGAGAGCAGCAGCACCGGCAGTGCTAGGAAGAGCCAGGCAGTAGAGCCCGAGAGCAACCACCGCAAACACCAAGCTGAGACATTCACTCAATCAGGGTCAAAAAGTCGAAGGAAGAGAGAGCCAAAGACTTCTTCTGCTGGGAAGCATTTGTCTGGAAGAAATCATGATATCTCGCCGCAAATACGAGATCGGCATGATCGGCTTGAGAGGAGCCCAGGCATCTTGGGACGCTTTCCTCATGACCGCATTCGCCATGAGAGGAGCCCAGGCCGCATGGAGCGCTCCCCACGAGACCGAGACCGTGGTCGTCACTGTGATAACAGAGACCGCAGCCCGTACATTTCACCACGACACAGAGCACGCCCGGCCCATCACAGGGATAACACACCGAACCACATTGATAATTCCCCTCGTGGGAGGACTCAGCATGAGGACATCAGAGACCGAACTCCGCTCTCTCATGATAAATCACCATCTGAACGTGGTCGAACAACTGACAGCCATGAAGCAAGTAAGAAGAGCAGGGGTGCTAAGCTTGAAAGCAACAACCTAGAAAATGTGCCGCACAAAAATAAGTCAATGAAGCAACCAACTAAGAGTAATAGTGGTAGCAACATAAAGAGTGAGGAGAGGATCTCCAAGGGGAAGGCATCCGAGGGCGTTCAATGCACTGAGTTGTTGCCACCACCTCCGttaccaccaccgcctccgcctccacctccgcctttaCCACCTAATATGCCTCCTCCCCTGCCCCCGCCACCAGTACCTGAGCAGCTGAATGATCTCGCTGAAGATGCCTCAATGGAAGAAGACATGGATATCTGTGACACCCCACCTCACACCAGTGAAGCACCTGAACTCAGTACTGAGCCCACTATTATCATGGGGAAGTGGTTTTACCTTGACCAATTTGGTGTTGAGCAAGGACCTTCCAAGCTTGCTGACTTGAAGAAACTGGTAGAAGACGGATATCTTCTTTCTGATCATCTAATAAAGCATGCTGACAGCAATAGATGGGTGACTGTTGAGAATGCAGCTTCACCATTGGTTCCATCTGATATTCCCTCGGTGTATGTGGACCTTTCTTCACAGAAGGTTAGCCCTCCAGAAGCCCCAGGAAATCTGCTCGACGAAGCTCGAGAAGGAGCAGCTTTGTTGGCATGGAGTGCTGAGGATGAAGAGGAAGCTTCTGAAGAACAGAAGGAAGATCTCTACATTGATAATAGGGTCGAGGCACTAATGTATGGAGCTACTATGGTGGATGGACATGAGCTTGATATTCTTGGAG AGGTTTTGGATGCACATTTTGAGCCTGTTGACTGGGAAAGGTGTAGTTACCCTGAAG ATTTTCCTAGGTTCCAAGGCCAATCTGCAAGAGATGATGGGATCAACAGAAGCATTGGATTCGTCAGTGGTGTTGGTCCTGTTGGGAGGGAAaagttttatcataatgttgaatgTAGCGAGTGGTTTTCTGGTAGATGGTCTTGCAAAGGTGGTGACTGGAAGAGGAACGATGAATTCAACCAAGATAAGCCTTACAGGAAAAAGCTTGTCCTGAATGAAGGCTATGCTCTTTATCAGATGCTAAAGGGCAACCATGAGGATCCCCGCTGGCACTGCAAGGAAGACCTCTACTACCATGTACCTGCTAAAAAGCTTGATCTGCCGTTGTGGGCATTCTCATCAACAGAAGAGGAcactgacagtgttgatgatgcTAGTGCTATTATACCTGGAAGGTTGTGCCAGAATCAGATTAGACAACTTCCAAAGGGAGTGAAAGGGATGACGCTTCCAGTTGTTAAGATAAATGCTCGGGTTGTCAAGGATCAGTCCTCTATAGAACCATGCATAAAGTCCAGAGCAGCTGAGCGGTCACTTTCTAGATCTTCACGCTCCCACTCAACTGGAACTGATAGGAATTCTGTTCATGAAGGTTTGTCTCATTTCAAGAAACATCATGAACATGATTTACAAAGTCTGCAGAAGTCCAAGTCTGTTCCAAACATCCCAGAGGATCATGTTTGCACTGTTGAAGAATTGTCAGTCAAACTGGGTGACTGGTACTACATGGATGGAACTGGACATGAGCATGGCCCATTTTCTTACGGTGAGTTGCAAAAGTTAGTTAAAAAGGGCACTATTATTGAACAGAGCAGTGTGTTCAGAAAGATTGATAACACATGGCTTCCAGTTGTTAAGGATATAAAATCTGAGTCTGCTGCTCGCGATGGAGGGCCAAGAAGTTCAGATTCTACTTCTGCTCTTGTGGAGCAGTCCAACACTGTTGTGAACCATGGAGCTGGTAGGTTCCATGAGTTGCACCCCCAGTTTGTGGGTTATACACGTGGTAAGCTGCATGAACTAGTCATGAAGTATTTCAAGAGCAGGGAGCTTACTTTAGCCATAAACGAGGTCTTGGATCCATGGATCGCAGCAAAGCAGCCCAAAAAGGAAATAGAAATGAACTTTCTTAACAATTCAGCTTCAAGGAAAATCCTGCCAG AAGATGCTGGGTCTGTAAAAAGGGCAAGGCTGCTACCTAATCAAAGTGATGAAGATATCAATATGTATGAGGACATCCTTGCCAGTCAGAATGATGACTGCTCTTTTGAAGAATTATGTCATGATGCTGCTCTTGTTGAAGAGAACTCTACTAATTCCGTAGCTGGAAGTGACAGCTGGGGTTTACTGAATGTGCATGTGTTAGCAAGAATCTTCCATTTTCTGAGGGCGGACATGAAATCACTGATTTCTTCTGCAGCTACCTGTAAGCTCTGGAACACTGGTGTTCAGTACTACAGGAACACATGTAGATTTGTTGATTTGTCTTCTGTTGGCCTTCAGTGCACCGATTCTGTGTTTCATGGTATTATG GCTGGTTATGAGAAGCAAAATATAAGAACACTGATTTTAGTTGGGTGTTCAAATCTGAGCTCTCTTGCCCTTGGGGAAGTACTAGTGCAGTTTCCGAACATATGTTATGTGCACATTCAGGGTTGCAGTCAGCTATGGGATATGAAAAGCAGATTTCACCATATTAAATGGATTAAGAGCTCTTTGAATCCTGAGGAGTCACTCCAGAAAATTAAAAGCCTGAAGCAGATAGATGATGGAAACGATTATGCATCCAAAGTTGCAAGGAACTTGACCAGTCAGCTGGGTGGTTCTGATGAACTTGACGGCTATTTTGCTGATATCTCAAATAGAGAGAATGCCAATCTTTCCTTTGGGCAAGGTTTCTATAAACGATCAAAATGGCTTGATGCTAGAAAGTCCTCTGCTGTTTTGTCGAAGGATGCACAACTAAGGcgtttgatgcagaggaaggccgagAATAGCTACCGGAAGATGGAAGAGTTTGTCATCAATAGATTGAGAGAAATCATGAAGAGCAGCAGATTTGATTTCTTCATTCCAAAG GTTGCAAAAATTGAAGGTAGGTTGAAAAGTGGATATTATGCTCGGCATGGCTTTAGTTCTCTCAAGAATGATATTCGATCTATGTGCCGTGATGCATTGAG ATATAAAGGCCGAAGTGATTTGGGAGATATGAAGCAAATTGTTGTGTCCTTTATCCAGTTAGCAAAGAGACTTGGTAACCCACGATTGATTTCTGAGAGAGATGGAGCAGTAGCCCAGAAGGACAATTCTGACACGAGTCAATATTCTTCAGACGCAAAactaaaaaagaaacaaaataaaactacGGGGGAAAGAAGGGGAGGAAACTGGGCTACTGCCTCTGCTGGTGCAGATGCTTCATCCCGTGCCTTCGACCGTGAAATTAAAAGAAGCCTCTCTAAATTAAAGAAAATGGATGTTGATTCTGGGAGTGAGAcatctgatgatgatgatggataCTCTGAAGGTGATGAAACTGAGAGTGAAACTACTGTTTCTGATACAGAGAGTGACCTTGACTCAAATTCTGCAGCATGGGACTTGAGGGGAAATAGTATGAAGTTGTTTGAATCTGGTGACTCTGTCGGGGATGATCGTGGATGGGGTGCTCGCATGACAAAAGCAAGCCTTGTCCCTCCTGTTACTAGGAAGTACGAAGTGATTGAGAAGTACCTTATTGTAGCAGATGAGGAGGAAGTACAACGAAAAATGCGGGTTGCTTTACCTGATGACTACTCTGAGAAGCTGCTCTCGCAGAAGAATGGTACTGAAAATTTGGAGATTCCAGAGGTTAAGGATTATCAACGTAGAAAGGTACCTGGGGATGAAGTTCTTGAGCAAGAAGTATACGGCATAGATCCATACACACATAATCTCCTGCGTGACATTATGCCAGCCGACGTTGGCTTGTCATCTGCTGACAAACATACCTTTATTGAGGAG CTGCTTCTGAATACTTTGAATAAGCAGGTTCGGGATTTCACTGGTTCTGGAAATACTCCTATGGTTTACCCCCTTAAACCTGTCATTGAAGAAATCCAAAAGTCTGCAGAGGAGAGTGGTGATAGACGAATTGCAAAGATGTGCCTCGGAATGCTAAAGGCCATGAGGAGCCGGCCTGAACATAACTATGTTGCTTATAGAAAG GGTCTTGGAGTTGTTTGCAACAAAAAGGGTGGATTTGGCATGGATGACTTTGTTATCGAGTTCTTCGGGGAG GTTTACCCTTCTTGGAGATGGTATGAGAAGCAAGATGGTATTAAACATATACAAAACAACAGTGAAGATCAAGCTCCTGAGTTTTATAACATTATGTTAGAAAGACCAAAG GGGGACCGTGATGGATATGACTTGGTTTTTGTTGATGCTATGCACAAGGCTAACTATGCGAGCAGAATCTGTCATTCATGTAACCCCAACTGTGAAGCAAA AGTGACTGCTGTGGATGGTCAATACCAGATTGGAGTCTACACTGTTAGGCCGATTGCAGAAGGCGAGGAAATCACTTTTGATTACAACTCTGTAACTGAG AGTAAGGAAGAGCATGAAGCATCGGTTTGCCTCTGTGGAAGTCAAGTATGCCGGGGCAGCTATTTAAATTTTTCTGGAGAGGGAGCTTTCGAGAAG GTGTTAATGGAATTCCATGGTGTGCTTGATCGACACAGTTTGCTGCTACAGGCTTGCGAAGCAAACACTGTCTCCCAACAAGACTTGATTGACTTGGGTAGAGCTGGTCTTGGTACCTGTTTGCTTGCTGGTTTGCCTGGGTGGCTTGTTGCTTACACGGCCCAGCTG GTGCGGTTTATATTCTTCGAGAGGCAGAAACTTCCTAATGAGATCTTTAAGCACAACATGGAAGAGAAACGCCAGTTTTTTACAGATATAAATATGGATTCCGAGAGGAATGATGCTGAGGTTCAG GCTGAGGGTGTATTAAATTCTAGATTACAGCATTTAACTCATACACTTGATAAG GTAAGGTATGTTATGAGATGTATATTCGGGGACCCCAAGAATGCCCCCCCTCCTCTGGTGAGGCTTACCGGGAGAAGTCTAGTGTCTGCCATCTGGAAAGGGGAAGGCTCATTAGTTGATGAGCTCCTTCAGTCAATTGAACATCATGTTGACGAAGATGTACTTACCGATCTCAAGGACAAAATTCGGCTTCGTGATCCATCTGATTCTGAAGACATCGAGGGAGACATCCGAAATTCTCTGTTATG GTTGCGTGATGAGTTGCGAACTCTTTCATGCACATACAAGTGCCGGCATGACGCTGCTGCTGATTTGATTCACATGTATGCTTACACAAAGTGTTTCTTCAGAGCCCGA GACTACAAGACCGTAAAGTCTCCACCAGTTCATATCAGTCCTCTTGATTTAGGTCCCAAATATGCTGATAAACTGGGACCAGGTTTCCACGAGTACAGCAAGACGTACCCAGAGAACTATTGCTTAGCACAGCTTATCTATTGGTACAGCCAGAATGCAGAACCCGAATCTAGACTGACAAGAGCTAGAAAGGGTTGTATGTCATTACCAGATGTGTCCTCTTTCTATGTAAAGTCTGTAAAGCCAACTCAAGAGCGAGTTTATGGCACCAGAACTGTGAGATTCATGCTATCACGGATG GAGAAACAGGCCCAACGTCCATGGCCGAAGGACCGGATATGGGTGTTCAAGAGCGACCCAAGATTCTTTGGCACTCCAATGATGGATGCTGTGCTGAATAACAATTCTCCTCTTGATAAGGAGATGGTGCATTGGCTAAAGACAAGATCGAACGTTTTCCTAGGGTAG